CTTCTCGGTTACGCCCACAAGCTTGGCGGCGAGCTCGAGGAGGCGGTCGCCTTCTTCGAGCAGAGCCTCGAGCTGCGGCCGGATTTCCTTTCGGCAATACTCCGTCTCGGCCGAGCCTATTTCGATCTCGGCGACCACGACTCGGCTCAGACCTGGTTCGAGAAATCCCTCGCCGTCGAGCCCTCGGCCGCCGCTTCCGAGGGGCTGGGCAAGATCGCCGTGGCCCGGGGCGACTTCCCCGCCGCCGTCGAGCACTTCACCCGGGCTCTCGAACAGCAGCCGAACGCGAGCAGCCTGCGCTATGCGCTCGGCCAGGCGTATCAACGCTCCGGCAGGACAGAAGAAGCGAAGCGCGAGCTCGAGCTCAGCGGAGACGCGCCGGTTTCAATTCCCGATCCGATCATCTCCCCGCTCGCGGTCGCCGGCGAGTCCGCCCAGTTCTTTCTGATTCAAGCGGGCGAGGCTCTCGAGGACCAGAACTACGAGGTCGCGGCCGCCGCCTACGAGCGCGCTCTGGAGAAGGAGCCGACGAACTTCGGCGCCTACAGATCCCGGAGCTTCGCACTGCAGCAACTCGGCGACCTCGACGGCGCGATCGGCTCGCTCGAGGCCGGTCTGACTGAAGGAACTACCGGCGACCCGGCCAAGGACGCGCAGGAGCGAGCCGAGCTCCATCGCGTGCTCGGCGGCTTCAAGGCGCTCGATCGGCGGGACGTCGATGCGGTCACGCATTTCCAGGAGTCGCTGCGCCTGGAGCCCGATCAGCCCGACGTGCGCATGAAGTTGGCCAACGCGCTCGCCCGGGTCGGACGCTTCGAGGCGGCGTTGCCCGAATACACCTCGGTACTCGAATCCCATCCGGAACTCGCGCCCGACATTCTGGTCCGGCGCGCGACCGCGCTGGTAAATCTCGACCGCGGAGCCGAGGCCCTCGAAGACTTCGAGCGTGCCGTCGCGCTGCGCCCCGATGACCTGGGCCTGCGCTCACGCCATGCCGACGCCCTCGAGCGCCTCGGCTACCCTCAGAGAGCCGCGCGGGAGCGGAGAGAAGTCGATCGTCGAACAGCCAGTGCGTCCGAGGATCCGGCTCGCGTCCGAGAGCTCGTTCAGATGGCGACCACCGCGGTAACCCAGAACCGGCACCAAGAGGCACTGCGCTACCTCTCCCAGGCACTCAAGGAACACCCGGACAGCATTGCCGCGCTCTTCCAACGAGGCACCGTCCTCGGGCACCTCGAACGCTGCGACGAGGCCGTGGCGGACTTCCGGCGGGTGATCGAAGCGGAGCGGCGCCACGCCGGCGCTCGGCACGGCGAGATCGTCTGCCTGGTCCTGATGAGCCGTTACGGTCACGCTCGAGTCCGGCTCAACGAGGCCTTGCGGATCTTCTCGCTCGACGCTCGGCTGGCCCATCTTCAGGCGCGGCTGCTGGCGACCGCTCCCGACACCGGCGTTCGTGACGGGGATCTGGCGCTCGCGGTGGCCCAACGCCTGGCCGAAAATGTCGATGGACTGCGGATCCGCGAGACGCTGGCACTCGCATACGCCGCGAGCGGCGACCTCGAACGCGCGGCCTCGCTGCAAGCGAGCCTTATCGGGGAAGCGAGAGTCCACGGAGACGAGGCCTTGGTACGAGACCTACAAGCTAAGTTGGTAGAGCTCGCAGCTGGCAGGGCTTGGGTCGCTTCTTCTCCGCAGGAGATTCTTGACGCAGCCCTGAAGTAGAGCTCCCTGGCGGGGCCGATCGCCGGTGAATGTCTGGAAGACGGTCGAGACGGAGCTTGACCGCTACAGGCCCCGTCTGAGGTTGTAGCGGTCAGTCGGGAGGGGACACCAAGGAATGGTGTCCCCGATTTACGGGGTCGGCAGCGAACAGCAGGTCAGCCGGTTCTCGTAGCGGGCCAGATTCCGGCGCCAGAGATCGAGCTGGGCCAGAGAGACCTCTTCGTCGGCGCCGTCGATCAGCCGCTTCTGCCAGGTGACGGCTTGGTCGAAGGCACCGGCCTCGGCGTGTGCCATGGCCAGGGTCTCGATGCTTTGAGGCGTCGGAACTTGTTCGTAGAGCTCGAGGGCCAGCTCCAAAGCGCGCTCGCCGTCGCGGACCGCGGGATCCGGAGACGCGGCGAGATGGCGCGCAAGAATGTCCTTGAGGTCGAGGTTGTCCGGCAAGTCGACAAGCCCGGCTTCGAGACGGTCTCGCGCCATTGCCAGTCGTCCTCCCAGGATGAGCGCCGTGGCTTCTCCCACCCGGGGCTCGATGCGCATCGGCTCGCGCACGATCCACTTGTTGTAGGTCTGCGCCGCGGCATCGTACTCGCGCAGCTGTCCGAGCAACGCCGCGAGTCGCTCGAGGGCCGGCACATAGCCTTCGTCTATGCGCAGCGCCTTCAAGTACTCGCGCGCCGACTCATCGGGGCGCTGTTCACGGTAGTAGAGGTCACCGAGCTCTTTGTGTAGAGGCATCCGCACCTCATCTTCGGTGGCGAGCTCGATGGCGTGCGTCAGACGAGCCGCAGCGCTCTCCCCCTCGCCCAGGCGCTCCTCGACTCCCGCCAGAAGGCGCCATCCTCGTGGATTCGCCGGATCCAGCTCCACGGCCCGCAGCAAGTCGGCTCGAGCATCTTCGAGTCGTCCGTGGCTGACCAGCACCGAAGCTCGCCTGGCAAGCACCTCCGGGTCATCCGCTCGCGTCTCGAGCGCGCGATCGAACTGCTTCAATGCCTCCTCGAATCGGAGACTCCTGGCCAGCGCGTTGCCCAGTCTGACACGAGCGTCCCTGAGTCCGGGATCGCCCTCGACTGCGTGCTCCAAGTGAAGAATTGCCGACTCGTCTTGGCCCTGCCCCCCAAAGAGGGTTCCCGCAGCGTAGTGGACTCGAGCCAGCTGGGTCTGGGTGGCCGTTCCCGATTGCTCGAGATATTCGAGGACCTTCTCCAACTGCTCGGCGGCGCCTGCCACTTCACCGAACTGCGACAGCACGAAGCCGAGGAAGCTGTCCTCGGAGAAATCCGATTCGGCGGCAAGATCGCCGACCACCTGGAGTGCTGCGTTCTTGCCGGTTAAAACCAGCATGTCGCCGAGCGGATCCGAAAAGTAGACCCGCCGATCGCCTCTCATCTCGAGGTGTTGCTTGGCCTTGTCTGCCTGTCCGAGGCCGCGGTAGGCCTGAGCAAGGGGATAGTGCACCGCGCTGGCTTCCGGCTGCTTCTCGAGGACGGCCTCGAACAGCTCGACGGCGCGCTCATGATCGCCTTCGAATCCGGCTACCCGCCCCAAGCCGAACATGGCGGCCTCGGTGTCGCTCTCCATTCGTTCCACGGTCTCGAAGTAGACCCGCGCTTCCTCGAGCCGGCCGAGCTCGAGCAGAACCTCGCCCAGTCTAATCCGGGTCGCCGTGCGCTCCGGCTCGAGACGGATCGACTCGCGGTAGCTCGCGACCGCGCCCTCGAGATCTCCCTTGGTGTTGAGGACCAGGCCCAGATAGTAGGACCAACGCCCGTCGTCCGGCGCCAGCGTGCGCGCATTCTGGTAACAGATCTCGGCGGCGTCCCGCATCGAGGCGGAGTGAAAAAGTAATCCCAGAAAGCCGAAGGCCTCCAGCAACTCGCGGGAATCACGATCGCCCGCGGCTAGCGCCATCTCGATCGAGGTCTGCAGCGTCTCGATCCGCTCGCGAGGGCTTTTCTGCATCGCGCTGAGATCGGGACGCGGCACGACGAATACCGCCGAAGCCGGCCCTTCCCCCTGGTCCAAGCCCGCAACCGTTCCCAGAGCCGGAGCACAGACGGCAAGCAAAACCAAAACAACCTCAGTTCCGACCCAGTGCCTAGATCTCATCGTTTTCCATCCCAGAATGTGAAATAGCGATCGGTCGCCTTTAGTCGCACAACTCGGCTTCCTCCCGCCGGCCAGTGAATCGCCAGGCTCGCTTGGCCGGCTTCCCGGCCCAGACCGTACAAAACACGCGCGTCGTTCGAGGCTCCGAAGCTGCCGTCCGCCCTGACCCAGCGCCAACTCGGTGAGGCCCCGTCCGGAATGAGCTCCAGACGAGCCCCGTACATCTCCTGTACGCCCCCGTGTCCGGCCAACCGCACCCCGAGCCAGTGCTGGTCACTGCCGACCGAGTTGACCAGAACGCGAGCCGGACCGCCGTTGTTAACCTGGACAAGGTCGATGTCGCCATCGTTGTCGAGATCCCCTTTCGCCAAGGCACGGCTGACTTCGGAAAGGGCAAACGCCGGGCCGGCCTGGGCCGTAACATCCGAGTAGCGCCAATCACCTTCGCTGTGAAACAGCTGGTTGGGCTGATGGAACGGATACCGCTCACCCCGGTTGGCCAGCTCTTCGATCGCCCGCACCGCGCCATTGACGATCGCCAGATCGAGCCGGCCATCGTTGTCGTAGTCCGCCCAGGCCATACCCCAACTGGTAAAGCTCCAGCTGGGTGGCCCCAGGCCGGCGGTCACCGTGGCGTCCTGAAAGTTGCCGTGGCCGTCGTTCAAATAGAGAGTGTTGGTCTCGCCCGACAGGTGAGTCATGAAGAGGTCGAGATCACCGTCGCCGTCGAAGTCGCCGGCGTCCACGCCCATGCTGGCCTCCGGACGGCCCTGCCGGTTGAGCGCGCAACCGGCCAAGAGCGCCTCGTCTTCGAAGCCGCCTCCCGGTTGCTGTATCCAGAGCTGATTGGCGACCCCGTCGTTGGTGACGTAGAGATCCGGCAGAGAGTCGCCATTGAAGTCGCCCGCCACCGCTCCCAGCGATTTACTGGGGATGGGATCCCGCTCCGAGCCCAGGGGTACCTGCTCGAAGGTCCCGTCTCCCTGGTTGCGAAAAAGCCGATCGGGCAAACCGGCATAGGCGGCCGGGTTGCAGTAGTCCCTGGCACCGGTACCGGTCCGGCAGACCTTCTCGAGCGACTGGTCATACTCGAGATAGGTCCCGACGAAGAGATCGAGCCAGCCATCCAGGTCATAGTCGAACCAGAGAGTTGGAACGCTCCACCGCGGGTCGTCGGTTTTGCTCGGCACAGTGACGTCTACGAAAGTCCCGTCTCCCTGGTTCTTGAACAGTTGATTGGAGTTCACGTTGGCGATGTAGAGATCCGGCCAGCCGTCGTTGTCGAAATCTCCCACGGCCACGCCGCAGCCGTATCCGGGCGCGAGCAAGCCGCTCTCAGCGGTGACGTCGACAAACCGCAGCGTCTTCCGGCCGTCCTCGGCGACTTCGAGGTCGTTTCGATAAAAACGATCCTGGAGCACCGTGCCCGCGGGTGGCGGAAAAAACGCGTCTTCAGGCCTGCCTTCAATCAGCATATTCCCCTGAACCATGTAGACGTCCAGGTCGCCGTCGAGGTCGTAGTCGAACAGAGCCACGCCGCCGCAGGTGATCTCGGGCATCAGGTAGTCGCCCGCGGCGCCGTTGAAGTGAACGAAGTCAAATGCCGAGTCGGCCGGCTCTCGAAAGATCCCTTCTTCGCCACCTGCCGGCGTCAGCTGTGCACCGACCAGATCGCTACCGGCCATGACCAGAGCAAGCAACATTGCAGGCCCGACAAACCTACGGCCGGTCTCCAGCGTAGAACGATCGTGTGCGCGAGTACGACGTGTCGAAAACATGACTTGGCAGCTATAGCGATTTTCGGATGTCGCGTGGGGGACCGTGCCCAGCAAAGCGGCGCCACGAGTCTCGGTTATATTGTAGTGCCGGGTCGTCGGCGCACCTCCTGAAACGACATCATGCTTCATCCCGTTTCGCCGATC
The DNA window shown above is from bacterium and carries:
- a CDS encoding tetratricopeptide repeat protein; this encodes MRSRHWVGTEVVLVLLAVCAPALGTVAGLDQGEGPASAVFVVPRPDLSAMQKSPRERIETLQTSIEMALAAGDRDSRELLEAFGFLGLLFHSASMRDAAEICYQNARTLAPDDGRWSYYLGLVLNTKGDLEGAVASYRESIRLEPERTATRIRLGEVLLELGRLEEARVYFETVERMESDTEAAMFGLGRVAGFEGDHERAVELFEAVLEKQPEASAVHYPLAQAYRGLGQADKAKQHLEMRGDRRVYFSDPLGDMLVLTGKNAALQVVGDLAAESDFSEDSFLGFVLSQFGEVAGAAEQLEKVLEYLEQSGTATQTQLARVHYAAGTLFGGQGQDESAILHLEHAVEGDPGLRDARVRLGNALARSLRFEEALKQFDRALETRADDPEVLARRASVLVSHGRLEDARADLLRAVELDPANPRGWRLLAGVEERLGEGESAAARLTHAIELATEDEVRMPLHKELGDLYYREQRPDESAREYLKALRIDEGYVPALERLAALLGQLREYDAAAQTYNKWIVREPMRIEPRVGEATALILGGRLAMARDRLEAGLVDLPDNLDLKDILARHLAASPDPAVRDGERALELALELYEQVPTPQSIETLAMAHAEAGAFDQAVTWQKRLIDGADEEVSLAQLDLWRRNLARYENRLTCCSLPTP
- a CDS encoding CRTAC1 family protein — protein: MLLALVMAGSDLVGAQLTPAGGEEGIFREPADSAFDFVHFNGAAGDYLMPEITCGGVALFDYDLDGDLDVYMVQGNMLIEGRPEDAFFPPPAGTVLQDRFYRNDLEVAEDGRKTLRFVDVTAESGLLAPGYGCGVAVGDFDNDGWPDLYIANVNSNQLFKNQGDGTFVDVTVPSKTDDPRWSVPTLWFDYDLDGWLDLFVGTYLEYDQSLEKVCRTGTGARDYCNPAAYAGLPDRLFRNQGDGTFEQVPLGSERDPIPSKSLGAVAGDFNGDSLPDLYVTNDGVANQLWIQQPGGGFEDEALLAGCALNRQGRPEASMGVDAGDFDGDGDLDLFMTHLSGETNTLYLNDGHGNFQDATVTAGLGPPSWSFTSWGMAWADYDNDGRLDLAIVNGAVRAIEELANRGERYPFHQPNQLFHSEGDWRYSDVTAQAGPAFALSEVSRALAKGDLDNDGDIDLVQVNNGGPARVLVNSVGSDQHWLGVRLAGHGGVQEMYGARLELIPDGASPSWRWVRADGSFGASNDARVLYGLGREAGQASLAIHWPAGGSRVVRLKATDRYFTFWDGKR
- a CDS encoding tetratricopeptide repeat protein; translated protein: MAERPNRALHPGLSRTGLGVDFAPPRVKYANRRLAYLLALAMLALGGCDRGRAPDPESRLDAFDLLEIPHPSLAGTDTAVQEQVREHRARVEEPAAIQDAPATAEAYGDLGLVYVLYDFVQAAEVCFENARRLAPDDFRWLYLLGYAHKLGGELEEAVAFFEQSLELRPDFLSAILRLGRAYFDLGDHDSAQTWFEKSLAVEPSAAASEGLGKIAVARGDFPAAVEHFTRALEQQPNASSLRYALGQAYQRSGRTEEAKRELELSGDAPVSIPDPIISPLAVAGESAQFFLIQAGEALEDQNYEVAAAAYERALEKEPTNFGAYRSRSFALQQLGDLDGAIGSLEAGLTEGTTGDPAKDAQERAELHRVLGGFKALDRRDVDAVTHFQESLRLEPDQPDVRMKLANALARVGRFEAALPEYTSVLESHPELAPDILVRRATALVNLDRGAEALEDFERAVALRPDDLGLRSRHADALERLGYPQRAARERREVDRRTASASEDPARVRELVQMATTAVTQNRHQEALRYLSQALKEHPDSIAALFQRGTVLGHLERCDEAVADFRRVIEAERRHAGARHGEIVCLVLMSRYGHARVRLNEALRIFSLDARLAHLQARLLATAPDTGVRDGDLALAVAQRLAENVDGLRIRETLALAYAASGDLERAASLQASLIGEARVHGDEALVRDLQAKLVELAAGRAWVASSPQEILDAALK